A part of Myxococcus landrumus genomic DNA contains:
- a CDS encoding alpha/beta fold hydrolase, which translates to MNWREWQRQQEVLELGQRFVSYVDWGRGPPVVLLHGMPTWSYLWSGLARGLATSHRVLVPDLLGHGFSDRRDRFDRSLSRQAEALEAWMDRLGVVDAAVVGHDVGGGVAQQLAVRFPRRVGRLCLMDSVSYDAWPLPLMAQFGTPWMARRLSPEWMVGLLSWALKSRGFAKKPSAELVEGLLAPYATEVGMVSLSRDAVALNTNQTQVVSPKLGHLAVPVWVMWGAKDRVLPAKYGERLVWDIPGARWVSVPEAGHFLMWDAPHVVAMELFRFLEGEAPVTHAPERPVAEVLWSEGAPV; encoded by the coding sequence ATGAACTGGCGCGAGTGGCAGAGGCAGCAAGAGGTGCTGGAGCTGGGCCAGCGCTTCGTGAGCTACGTGGACTGGGGACGGGGGCCGCCGGTGGTGTTGCTGCACGGCATGCCGACGTGGAGCTACCTGTGGAGCGGCCTGGCGCGGGGGCTGGCCACGTCGCATCGGGTGCTGGTGCCGGACCTGCTGGGGCATGGCTTCTCCGACCGGCGAGACAGGTTCGACCGCTCGCTGTCGAGACAAGCAGAGGCGCTGGAGGCGTGGATGGACCGCCTGGGCGTGGTGGACGCGGCGGTGGTGGGGCACGACGTGGGCGGGGGCGTGGCGCAGCAGCTCGCGGTGCGGTTTCCGCGCAGGGTGGGGCGGCTGTGCTTGATGGACAGCGTCAGCTACGACGCGTGGCCGCTGCCGTTGATGGCGCAGTTCGGCACGCCTTGGATGGCGCGGCGACTGTCGCCGGAGTGGATGGTGGGCCTCTTGTCGTGGGCGCTCAAGTCCCGGGGCTTCGCGAAGAAGCCCTCTGCGGAGCTGGTGGAGGGGCTCCTGGCGCCGTACGCGACGGAGGTGGGCATGGTGTCGCTGTCGCGCGACGCCGTGGCGCTCAACACCAACCAGACGCAGGTGGTGTCACCCAAGCTGGGGCACCTGGCCGTGCCGGTGTGGGTGATGTGGGGGGCGAAGGACCGGGTGTTGCCGGCGAAGTACGGCGAGCGCCTGGTCTGGGACATCCCTGGGGCGCGGTGGGTGTCGGTGCCGGAGGCGGGGCACTTCCTCATGTGGGACGCACCCCATGTCGTGGCCATGGAGTTGTTCCGCTTCCTGGAGGGAGAAGCGCCCGTGACACATGCGCCGGAGCGCCCGGTGGCGGAGGTGCTGTGGAGCGAGGGAGCGCCCGTGTGA
- a CDS encoding halocarboxylic acid dehydrogenase DehI family protein, which produces MARVKQVSEHRAEGDVERVYHELRQTLRVSGVDVSLRTWAAHPRFFVAMWEAMGPNVETRAFEELAAGLWQEVLDTTVRWEVLGAWSAVKLGPSQRFHARGALELYEAMQPRVLLMVSAVRLALEGHVVGRRGVPGELERLERGIPSRMAAMEWVAQKPRDALTRTLFTDIEKTVGPPGVPGEYRALACWPEYLEAAWRRLKPRMKDEDFQAAAESVRESARRRALALPFEVPLSRERVAALGEDVNAIARVTQALETRLPSLLLNLSRLVQDVPDMLRQPMPGAARLVPDWVAAEELR; this is translated from the coding sequence ATGGCCAGGGTGAAACAGGTCAGCGAACACCGCGCCGAAGGCGACGTCGAGCGCGTCTACCACGAGCTGCGACAGACGCTGCGGGTGTCGGGGGTGGATGTCTCATTGCGCACGTGGGCCGCGCATCCACGCTTCTTCGTGGCGATGTGGGAAGCGATGGGGCCCAACGTGGAGACACGCGCCTTCGAGGAGCTGGCGGCGGGGCTGTGGCAGGAGGTGCTGGACACGACGGTGCGCTGGGAGGTGCTGGGCGCCTGGTCCGCGGTGAAGCTGGGACCCAGTCAGCGCTTCCACGCGCGCGGTGCCCTGGAGCTGTACGAGGCGATGCAGCCGCGCGTGCTGCTGATGGTGTCGGCGGTGCGGCTGGCGCTGGAGGGACACGTCGTCGGGCGCCGGGGTGTGCCCGGGGAGCTGGAGCGGCTGGAGCGGGGCATTCCCTCGCGCATGGCGGCGATGGAGTGGGTGGCGCAGAAGCCTCGCGACGCGCTGACGCGGACGTTGTTCACCGACATCGAGAAGACGGTGGGGCCGCCGGGGGTGCCGGGTGAGTACCGCGCGCTGGCCTGTTGGCCGGAGTACCTGGAGGCCGCGTGGCGCCGCTTGAAGCCGCGCATGAAGGACGAGGACTTCCAGGCGGCGGCGGAGTCCGTGCGGGAGTCCGCGCGCAGGCGTGCCCTGGCGCTGCCGTTCGAGGTGCCGCTGAGCCGCGAGCGCGTGGCGGCGCTGGGGGAGGACGTGAATGCGATTGCGCGGGTGACGCAGGCGCTGGAGACGCGCCTGCCCTCGCTGCTGTTGAACCTGTCCCGGCTGGTGCAGGACGTGCCGGACATGCTGCGTCAGCCGATGCCGGGCGCGGCCCGCCTGGTGCCGGACTGGGTCGCCGCGGAGGAGCTGCGATGA